A single window of Ignavibacteriota bacterium DNA harbors:
- the recG gene encoding ATP-dependent DNA helicase RecG encodes MHTKQISDSIQFLSGVGPKRTESFNQLGIKTIENILFYFPTKYLDRSKIFSAVKVSQLVINGFDGEVTIVGKVLDTEMINYGKKQIFKVIFKDNSGLFEGVWFKGIKYFKTYFKVDEYYAVSSKPILTKYGNLQFTHPDFDKFSIDETNDFINTGKIIPYYSIPKELKNKNIGDIGLRKIIKHALDEYREMISETLPAELISKNNLLSLKESVQNIHFPDNMEMLEQAKSRFKYEELFYIESLVALKKYKFVNNFKGIQFSLHSDIIKNFHSSLPFELTKDQLKVLSEIKSDMTSSKPMNRLLQGDVGSGKTIVAVIAMLIAVSNNYQAIIMAPTEILAQQHFINISELLRNLNVDVELLIGSTKKNERQNILESIKNGKCKIIIGTHALIEENVEFKNVGLIIIDEQHRFGVAHRGKLISKGVSPDVLIMTATPIPRTLTMTLYGDLDLSIISEMPKNRIPIKTVLRGEESLPEIYKFIIDKNKEGYQSFIVFPLVEESEKIDLKAAEVYYEKLKSTYLQNLKLGLMHGRMNWKEKDETMHRFKNKDFDVLISTTVIEVGIDIPNANIIIINDAERFGLSQLHQLRGRVGRSNIQAYCILVTKNELSAKTRNFNFNFEYLSKAQIEFHKSKIRLNAMVKYSSGFELSEVDLKLRGPGDIFGKMQSGFPNLVFADLTTDQEILINAKNDAFTIIEKDHNLNNAHNYMIKKKLKDYYSENLRYAAIG; translated from the coding sequence ATGCATACCAAACAAATATCAGATTCAATTCAATTTTTAAGCGGCGTAGGACCAAAGCGGACTGAATCTTTTAATCAGCTTGGTATTAAAACAATTGAAAATATTTTATTTTATTTTCCAACCAAATATTTAGACAGATCAAAAATTTTCAGCGCGGTTAAAGTTTCACAATTAGTTATTAACGGCTTTGACGGCGAAGTAACGATTGTTGGAAAAGTTTTAGATACTGAAATGATAAATTACGGAAAGAAACAAATTTTTAAAGTAATTTTTAAAGATAACAGCGGTCTGTTTGAAGGCGTTTGGTTTAAAGGTATAAAATATTTTAAAACATATTTTAAAGTTGATGAATATTATGCCGTTTCCTCCAAACCAATTTTAACTAAATACGGCAATCTTCAATTCACACATCCAGATTTTGATAAGTTCAGCATTGATGAAACTAACGATTTTATCAATACCGGTAAGATAATTCCATATTACTCTATACCCAAAGAATTAAAAAATAAAAACATCGGTGATATTGGTCTAAGAAAAATAATTAAGCATGCGCTGGATGAATATAGGGAAATGATATCCGAAACACTTCCGGCAGAATTGATCTCTAAAAACAATTTATTATCATTAAAAGAATCAGTTCAAAATATTCACTTCCCAGATAATATGGAAATGCTTGAACAAGCTAAAAGCAGATTTAAATATGAAGAATTATTTTATATCGAATCACTCGTTGCGCTTAAAAAATATAAATTTGTGAATAATTTTAAAGGCATACAATTTTCACTTCATTCTGATATAATAAAAAATTTTCATTCATCTCTTCCTTTTGAACTGACAAAAGATCAGCTTAAAGTTTTAAGCGAAATTAAAAGTGATATGACAAGTTCTAAACCAATGAACCGTTTATTGCAGGGAGACGTTGGAAGCGGAAAGACCATCGTTGCTGTTATTGCAATGCTTATTGCCGTAAGCAATAATTACCAAGCGATAATAATGGCACCGACAGAAATATTAGCGCAGCAGCATTTCATAAACATTAGTGAATTATTAAGAAATTTAAATGTTGATGTTGAACTACTAATCGGAAGCACAAAAAAAAATGAAAGACAAAATATTCTTGAATCAATTAAAAATGGAAAATGTAAAATTATAATTGGGACACACGCGCTAATTGAAGAAAATGTAGAATTTAAAAATGTTGGGTTAATTATTATTGATGAACAGCATAGATTTGGCGTCGCTCATCGAGGCAAACTAATAAGCAAAGGTGTTTCGCCGGATGTTTTAATTATGACCGCGACTCCAATACCAAGAACATTAACGATGACATTATACGGTGATTTAGATTTATCAATAATAAGTGAGATGCCTAAAAATAGAATCCCGATTAAAACAGTTTTAAGAGGAGAAGAAAGTTTACCTGAAATTTATAAATTTATTATTGATAAAAATAAAGAAGGATATCAATCATTTATTGTTTTTCCGCTTGTTGAAGAATCTGAAAAAATAGATTTGAAAGCGGCGGAAGTTTATTATGAAAAATTAAAATCAACTTATCTTCAAAATCTAAAATTAGGATTAATGCACGGAAGAATGAACTGGAAAGAAAAAGATGAAACCATGCACCGATTCAAAAACAAAGATTTTGATGTTCTAATTTCAACAACTGTGATCGAAGTAGGAATCGATATTCCAAACGCGAACATTATAATAATAAACGACGCGGAAAGATTTGGATTATCTCAACTGCACCAACTAAGAGGAAGAGTTGGCAGAAGCAACATCCAAGCTTATTGTATTTTGGTTACTAAAAATGAACTTTCGGCTAAAACAAGAAATTTCAATTTTAATTTTGAATATTTGTCAAAAGCTCAAATAGAATTTCACAAATCTAAAATAAGATTAAACGCGATGGTGAAATATTCCAGCGGGTTTGAATTATCTGAAGTCGATCTGAAATTAAGGGGACCGGGTGATATTTTTGGTAAAATGCAAAGCGGTTTTCCTAATCTGGTTTTTGCCGATTTAACAACCGATCAGGAAATATTAATAAACGCAAAAAATGACGCATTTACAATAATTGAAAAAGACCACAATTTAAATAATGCGCACAACTATATGATCAAGAAAAAGCTTAAAGATTACTATTCGGAAAATTTGAGATATGCTGCAATAGGATAA
- a CDS encoding thioredoxin family protein: protein MKIILLFFISVILFGQESKLIEDPKTNNPMLIGITSRDAYHDLNFKIWFNEEYDNYNVDSSAAKELMPKIVDKKITIVLGTWCSDSRREVPRFLKVLDNIGFCDDNLKLINVDRTKNGIANETEDLEIELVPTFIIYENDEEIGRIVETPEETLEMDLLNIVE, encoded by the coding sequence ATGAAAATCATTTTATTATTTTTTATTTCAGTTATTCTTTTTGGACAAGAATCAAAATTAATTGAAGATCCCAAAACAAATAATCCAATGCTGATCGGTATTACCTCCAGAGACGCATATCATGATCTGAATTTCAAAATTTGGTTTAACGAAGAATATGATAATTATAACGTTGATTCCTCAGCCGCTAAAGAACTAATGCCAAAAATTGTTGATAAAAAAATTACAATTGTTTTGGGTACATGGTGCAGTGACAGCAGAAGGGAAGTTCCAAGATTTTTAAAAGTATTGGATAACATTGGTTTTTGCGATGATAATTTGAAATTGATTAATGTAGATAGAACCAAAAATGGAATTGCGAACGAAACCGAAGATTTGGAAATTGAACTTGTTCCTACATTTATAATTTATGAAAATGATGAAGAAATTGGCAGAATTGTTGAAACTCCCGAAGAAACTTTAGAAATGGATTTATTAAACATTGTGGAATAA
- a CDS encoding NAD(+)/NADH kinase has product MIVGITTNFQKKEIIPFLKELIRKLISAEISFVVSDSVLKSENNSEIDWKNIKLIKDEILSQNCDVIISIGGDGTLLNTAFHARLTQTPLIGVNFGKLGFLAEYDTDRIDEVITNLTKGNLIIEKRITLQGKCLSEESDTFYAVNDIVIDRGKYPKMIEITIEVDNEYVSTFSADGIIISTPTGSTGYSLSTGGPIVNPRTQAITLSPISPHTLTMRPLVISSDQKVVIKAFSPYQNVQVICDGQRVSYLKTSAVIEIVKSEYDLNLVHNIHKRYFEILRKKLYWGLDIRNNNN; this is encoded by the coding sequence ATGATTGTTGGGATAACAACTAATTTTCAAAAAAAAGAAATCATTCCTTTTCTTAAAGAATTAATAAGAAAATTAATTTCAGCAGAAATCAGTTTCGTTGTTAGTGATTCCGTTCTTAAATCGGAAAATAATTCTGAAATTGATTGGAAAAACATAAAGTTAATCAAAGACGAAATCTTATCTCAAAATTGTGATGTTATTATTTCAATAGGCGGCGACGGTACTTTGCTTAATACGGCTTTTCATGCCAGATTAACTCAAACACCTTTGATTGGTGTTAATTTCGGCAAACTTGGATTTTTAGCCGAATACGATACTGATAGAATTGATGAAGTAATTACCAATCTAACAAAAGGTAATTTAATAATTGAAAAAAGAATTACGCTTCAGGGAAAATGTTTATCTGAAGAATCAGATACATTTTATGCCGTAAACGATATTGTAATTGATCGCGGTAAATATCCTAAAATGATTGAAATTACAATTGAGGTGGATAATGAATACGTAAGTACTTTTTCGGCGGACGGAATTATAATTTCTACTCCAACCGGTTCAACCGGATATTCACTTTCAACCGGTGGACCAATAGTTAATCCCAGAACTCAAGCAATTACATTAAGTCCAATTTCACCGCATACATTAACCATGCGCCCATTAGTAATTTCAAGTGATCAAAAAGTTGTAATTAAGGCATTTTCGCCGTATCAAAATGTGCAAGTTATTTGTGACGGTCAAAGAGTCAGCTACTTAAAAACTTCTGCGGTAATCGAAATAGTAAAAAGTGAATATGATTTAAATTTAGTTCACAATATTCATAAACGTTATTTTGAAATTCTTAGGAAAAAACTTTATTGGGGACTTGATATAAGAAACAATAACAATTAA